In Acetobacteroides hydrogenigenes, a genomic segment contains:
- a CDS encoding hemopexin repeat-containing protein, with the protein MGLKIDAAFQRNDNQRVYFFIGEYVYRYDLEISDKLDAGYPQKIKDYWPGLPYDRVDAVFKANHADKLYFFSGNTYVRYDIYAEKVDEGYPKNIKENWHGVPYDSVDTACARMKVFVDIDTEIFDKVLLFKGDEYVAYNLDIDRVADGYPKKIKDVLTGLPFDRFDAIFQHLDHPLFYIFRGDEYIEYDFEFKKVKEGFPKKIADRWKGIG; encoded by the coding sequence ATGGGCTTAAAAATTGATGCTGCATTTCAGCGAAATGACAACCAACGTGTTTACTTCTTTATTGGGGAGTATGTTTATAGGTACGACCTTGAGATTTCGGATAAGCTAGATGCGGGGTATCCTCAAAAGATTAAGGATTACTGGCCCGGATTGCCTTATGATAGGGTTGATGCAGTTTTCAAGGCCAACCATGCCGATAAGCTCTACTTCTTTTCGGGCAATACCTACGTACGCTACGACATCTACGCCGAAAAGGTAGATGAAGGGTACCCCAAAAACATTAAGGAGAACTGGCATGGCGTTCCCTACGATTCTGTAGATACCGCCTGCGCCCGGATGAAGGTATTTGTTGACATCGATACCGAAATTTTTGACAAGGTTCTTCTGTTTAAGGGCGACGAGTATGTTGCCTACAACTTGGATATCGACAGAGTTGCCGATGGCTATCCGAAGAAAATTAAGGATGTGCTAACGGGGCTTCCTTTCGACCGATTCGATGCCATTTTCCAGCACCTCGATCATCCGTTGTTCTACATCTTTAGGGGCGACGAGTATATCGAGTACGACTTCGAGTTTAAGAAGGTGAAGGAGGGATTCCCTAAGAAAATTGCCGATAGGTGGAAGGGAATTGGCTAG
- a CDS encoding HAD family hydrolase — protein sequence MGNNIKTIIFDLGGVLIDWNPEYVYRKIFDNDEQKMRWFLTEICPYSWNENQDAGKSWEQAIAEKVAEYPQYREWIEAYYGRWEEMLGGSNAQTVEVLRQLKQRNGYQLLALTNWSAETFPTAMRHFEFLHWFDGIVVSGAEKTRKPFPKIYKILFERYKVTPSEAIFIDDNRKNVEAGQQLGLNGVCFSDAEQLKEQLASFGVEL from the coding sequence ATGGGCAACAACATCAAAACAATCATTTTCGACCTAGGGGGCGTTCTCATCGACTGGAATCCAGAGTACGTTTACCGTAAGATTTTCGATAACGACGAGCAGAAGATGCGGTGGTTCCTTACCGAGATTTGCCCCTACAGCTGGAACGAGAATCAGGATGCCGGCAAGAGCTGGGAGCAGGCCATTGCCGAGAAGGTGGCCGAATACCCCCAGTACCGCGAGTGGATAGAGGCCTACTACGGCCGCTGGGAGGAGATGCTGGGCGGCTCTAACGCCCAAACGGTAGAGGTGCTACGCCAGCTGAAGCAGCGCAACGGATACCAGCTGCTGGCCCTTACCAACTGGAGCGCCGAAACGTTCCCAACCGCAATGCGCCACTTCGAGTTCCTCCACTGGTTCGATGGCATCGTGGTTTCGGGCGCCGAAAAGACGCGAAAACCGTTCCCCAAGATATACAAGATCCTCTTCGAGCGGTACAAGGTAACCCCCTCGGAGGCCATTTTTATAGACGACAACCGAAAGAACGTGGAGGCAGGCCAGCAGCTAGGACTTAACGGCGTTTGCTTTTCCGATGCAGAGCAGCTAAAGGAGCAGCTCGCCAGCTTTGGCGTTGAGCTGTAG
- a CDS encoding TolC family protein codes for MKKTILLLIASACCGIGTSAQELLTLQDAVRLGLENGYSIRIAKNEYSIATNNNTYGNAGFLPRIDASVGGNIRKSSDETTKLDGATVSADPRTVNASAGISLSWTLFDGMGMFIAKDKLTLLQKQGETSLRASMESATAQIISTYNAVVQQKQLVKVFDEALSISEQRVKIARTARSIGSASEVTLLKSEVDYKSDSSNLVQQQLNLSNLKADLNQLLGRAPETAFEVQEQPLSASPIVYQELVAKAMEQNPSLIEARQEVAIQLLNVKDAKSAMLPTVSLNTSYSYNKYDYTSSSNKKYQTHGPYVGVTAGVTLFNGFNTRRSIKNAQLQSSTMEVRTQQLEQELRSAILKTYNAYTTAQSVVAIEKKALELAQKNLNIALKAYEQGSISDIDMRETQKSFIDVSYRLINAQVTLKDTEVELRRISGTLILPE; via the coding sequence ATGAAAAAAACAATACTACTGCTCATCGCCAGCGCCTGCTGCGGGATTGGCACCTCGGCTCAGGAGCTGCTAACCCTGCAGGATGCCGTAAGGCTGGGGCTCGAAAATGGGTACTCCATCCGCATAGCCAAAAACGAGTACAGCATTGCCACCAACAACAACACGTACGGCAATGCAGGATTCCTTCCCCGCATCGATGCCTCGGTAGGGGGAAACATCCGTAAATCGTCCGACGAAACCACCAAGCTCGACGGAGCTACCGTTTCGGCAGATCCCCGCACCGTAAACGCCTCGGCGGGCATCTCGCTTTCGTGGACGCTTTTCGATGGAATGGGCATGTTTATCGCAAAAGATAAGCTTACGCTCCTACAGAAGCAGGGCGAAACGAGCCTAAGAGCAAGCATGGAGAGCGCTACCGCGCAAATCATATCGACCTACAACGCCGTTGTCCAGCAGAAGCAGCTGGTAAAGGTGTTTGACGAAGCGCTAAGCATCTCCGAGCAGCGCGTAAAGATTGCTCGAACGGCCCGAAGCATCGGGTCGGCATCCGAGGTAACGCTACTAAAATCCGAGGTAGACTACAAGAGCGACAGCTCGAACCTAGTGCAGCAGCAGCTTAACCTAAGCAACCTAAAAGCCGACCTCAACCAGCTGCTAGGCCGTGCCCCCGAAACCGCCTTCGAGGTACAGGAACAGCCCCTATCGGCCAGCCCAATAGTCTACCAGGAGCTTGTGGCCAAGGCTATGGAGCAGAACCCAAGCCTTATAGAGGCTCGCCAAGAGGTCGCCATTCAGCTGCTAAACGTAAAGGATGCCAAATCGGCCATGCTGCCCACCGTTAGCCTCAACACCAGCTACAGCTACAACAAGTACGACTACACCAGCTCGTCTAACAAAAAGTACCAAACCCACGGCCCATACGTTGGCGTAACGGCTGGTGTAACGCTTTTCAACGGCTTTAATACCCGCCGAAGCATTAAAAATGCCCAGCTGCAGAGCAGCACCATGGAGGTACGCACCCAGCAGCTGGAGCAGGAGCTAAGATCGGCCATCCTGAAAACCTACAACGCTTACACCACAGCCCAATCGGTAGTGGCCATCGAAAAGAAGGCGCTGGAGCTGGCGCAGAAAAACCTGAACATCGCCCTAAAGGCCTACGAGCAGGGCTCCATTAGCGACATCGACATGCGCGAAACGCAGAAGAGCTTTATCGACGTTTCGTACAGGCTAATAAACGCTCAGGTAACCCTAAAGGATACCGAGGTGGAGCTCCGCCGCATCTCAGGAACGCTCATCCTCCCCGAGTAG
- a CDS encoding efflux RND transporter permease subunit, with product MSIYSTSIKRPVLTMVYSIVIVLFGFVGFSYLGIREYPSIDPPVVTVNTSYTGANADVIEAQITEPLEASINGIQGIKSLSSASSDGRSRITVEFDLGKDMESATNDVRDRVSQAIRLLPKDVDPPVVSKADADSDPVISFSVQSNKRGLLELSDLANNVLKERLQTINGVSQVAIWGEKRYAMKLELDPAKMAAYKITPSDIRTALAKENIELPAGRVEGYNMELSIRTLGRLTTVEEFNNLILKEADGSIIKLRDVGVANLKPENERSINRGKGLVPQVAIALIPQPGSNQIEIANEAYKRVEQLKRELPKDISINPVWDVTTNIRKAIFEVEETILLAFILVVLVIFFFLRSWRTTLIPIIAIPISLIGSFFVMYVAGFSINVLTLLGVVLTTGLVVDDAIVVLENIFKKIERGEDTYKASMEGTKEIFFAVLSTTITLIAVFFPIIFLEGVTGRLFREFGIVVASSILISCFVSLTLTPMMCARVLVHKKSQSKFYLLSERFFEWLSSSYQKSLTRFIHNRWLAIVIMLISLGIILFIGKMLPSELAPLEDKGRVSLMATAPEGTGFEKMDSYILNLAQVVDTIPEVESVIALTSYGGGSVNNGFIRISLVPKTERSRSQQEIAEMLSDVAKKNNFAKTFAIQEQTINTGRGGGMPVSFVIQAPNFEKLKEYLPRFLDKAQASPVFQAVDVNLKFNKPEMQIRIDRDKARSAGVTVSDISEALQLYFSGQRYGYFIMNGKQYQVIGQASRSLRDDPDDIKSIFIRSSSGALIQLGELVSTIEESTPPQRFRYNRYISATVSANPAPGKTMGQGIDEMRSIAKETLDDSFSTTLSGISQQFEESSNSLYFAFILAIVLIYLVLAAQFESFRDPLIIMFTVPLALSGALLSLWLFGQTMNIFSQIGIIVLIGIVTKNGILIVEFANQKKQEGMSLRAAAIEASALRLRPILMTSLATVFGNLPIALALGAASTSRIPLGIAVVGGLIFALVLTLYVIPALYTYMSKKTANIKHSKDLE from the coding sequence ATGAGCATTTACTCGACAAGCATAAAACGTCCGGTTCTTACAATGGTATATTCCATTGTAATCGTTCTTTTTGGTTTCGTAGGATTTAGCTACCTGGGTATTCGCGAGTATCCCAGCATCGACCCTCCCGTTGTTACCGTAAACACAAGCTATACAGGGGCAAATGCCGATGTTATTGAGGCTCAAATCACCGAACCTCTCGAAGCTTCCATAAACGGTATTCAAGGTATAAAATCGCTTTCATCAGCGTCTTCGGATGGGAGAAGCCGAATTACCGTTGAGTTTGATTTAGGGAAGGATATGGAAAGCGCCACCAACGATGTGCGCGACCGCGTTTCGCAGGCAATCCGCCTACTTCCCAAAGATGTCGACCCTCCTGTTGTTTCGAAGGCCGATGCCGACTCCGACCCGGTAATATCGTTCTCCGTTCAAAGTAACAAGCGAGGTTTATTGGAACTTTCCGACTTAGCAAACAACGTTCTTAAAGAAAGGCTTCAAACCATAAATGGAGTAAGCCAGGTTGCCATTTGGGGAGAAAAGCGCTACGCGATGAAGTTGGAACTAGACCCTGCAAAAATGGCGGCCTACAAAATTACCCCCAGCGATATCCGTACGGCCCTTGCAAAGGAAAATATTGAGCTGCCTGCCGGACGCGTTGAAGGCTACAATATGGAATTAAGCATCCGAACACTTGGAAGGCTTACCACCGTGGAGGAATTCAACAACCTGATACTAAAAGAAGCCGATGGCTCCATTATTAAGCTTAGAGATGTTGGCGTTGCCAACCTAAAGCCCGAAAACGAACGAAGCATTAACCGTGGCAAAGGGCTAGTTCCTCAGGTTGCCATTGCGCTAATTCCCCAACCAGGCTCTAACCAAATCGAAATTGCCAACGAGGCTTACAAGCGCGTAGAGCAGCTAAAGAGGGAACTCCCTAAGGATATCAGCATTAACCCGGTTTGGGACGTTACCACAAATATCCGCAAAGCAATATTTGAAGTAGAGGAAACCATTCTGCTCGCCTTCATTCTTGTAGTGCTGGTTATCTTCTTCTTCCTCCGCAGCTGGAGAACGACGCTTATCCCTATTATAGCCATTCCAATATCGCTCATCGGCAGCTTCTTTGTGATGTACGTTGCCGGTTTTTCCATCAATGTGCTTACGCTGCTAGGGGTTGTGCTCACAACAGGACTTGTGGTTGACGATGCGATAGTTGTTCTTGAGAATATCTTTAAAAAGATTGAGCGTGGCGAAGATACCTACAAGGCCAGCATGGAGGGAACAAAGGAAATTTTCTTTGCAGTTCTCTCCACCACCATTACGCTTATTGCCGTTTTCTTCCCAATCATCTTCCTCGAAGGGGTTACGGGTAGGCTATTCCGCGAATTTGGTATTGTTGTTGCCTCTTCAATCCTCATCTCGTGCTTCGTATCGTTGACCCTAACGCCAATGATGTGCGCCCGAGTTCTTGTTCACAAGAAGAGCCAGAGCAAGTTCTACCTGCTTTCGGAACGATTCTTCGAATGGCTAAGCAGCAGCTACCAAAAATCGCTAACCCGATTTATACATAACCGATGGCTAGCCATTGTAATAATGCTCATCTCGCTAGGCATTATCTTATTCATTGGAAAGATGCTCCCTTCGGAGCTTGCACCTCTCGAGGATAAGGGGCGTGTGTCGCTTATGGCAACCGCACCAGAGGGTACAGGGTTCGAAAAAATGGACAGCTACATACTAAACCTAGCCCAAGTTGTAGATACCATTCCCGAAGTAGAAAGCGTTATTGCCCTAACCTCGTATGGAGGTGGGAGCGTAAACAACGGCTTTATTAGAATTTCGCTAGTGCCTAAGACCGAGCGCTCGCGCTCGCAACAGGAAATTGCAGAGATGCTCTCGGACGTAGCCAAAAAGAACAACTTTGCTAAGACATTCGCCATTCAGGAGCAAACCATTAACACCGGAAGAGGTGGCGGAATGCCCGTTAGCTTTGTAATACAAGCGCCCAACTTCGAAAAGCTGAAGGAGTACCTTCCCCGCTTCCTAGATAAGGCGCAGGCTAGCCCCGTTTTCCAAGCGGTTGACGTTAACCTGAAGTTTAACAAGCCCGAGATGCAGATACGAATTGACCGCGATAAGGCCCGATCGGCAGGCGTTACCGTGTCCGACATATCGGAGGCCCTACAGCTCTACTTCAGTGGCCAACGTTACGGCTACTTCATAATGAACGGTAAGCAGTACCAGGTAATCGGCCAAGCCTCGCGTAGCTTGCGCGACGACCCGGACGACATCAAGAGCATATTCATCCGCAGCAGCTCGGGTGCGCTAATCCAGCTAGGCGAACTTGTTTCCACCATCGAGGAGAGCACGCCACCGCAGCGCTTCCGCTACAACCGCTACATATCGGCAACCGTATCGGCCAACCCCGCTCCGGGCAAAACCATGGGGCAAGGCATCGACGAGATGCGAAGCATCGCCAAAGAAACGCTCGACGACTCCTTCTCCACCACCCTATCGGGTATTTCGCAGCAGTTCGAGGAAAGTTCGAACAGCCTATACTTCGCGTTTATCCTTGCAATCGTGCTGATCTACCTCGTTCTGGCGGCCCAGTTCGAGAGCTTCCGCGATCCGCTTATCATCATGTTTACCGTACCTCTGGCCCTATCGGGAGCCCTGCTTTCGCTTTGGCTATTTGGGCAAACGATGAACATCTTTAGCCAGATTGGCATCATCGTTCTGATAGGCATTGTTACCAAAAACGGAATCCTTATTGTAGAATTCGCCAACCAGAAAAAGCAGGAAGGAATGAGCCTACGCGCTGCCGCCATTGAGGCCTCCGCGCTCCGCCTTCGCCCTATTCTGATGACCAGCTTGGCTACTGTGTTTGGCAACCTTCCGATTGCGCTTGCACTTGGGGCGGCATCAACCAGCCGTATCCCATTAGGTATTGCGGTAGTAGGTGGACTAATATTTGCGCTGGTGCTAACGCTCTACGTTATCCCGGCCCTATACACCTACATGTCGAAGAAGACGGCCAACATCAAGCACAGCAAAGATCTGGAGTAG
- a CDS encoding efflux RND transporter periplasmic adaptor subunit, whose protein sequence is MQSLKATSKTVVLLLASFMLITACSNQKGGKPKGKDKDKKPLAVNALIAKASKLEDEVSLNGTLLANEQVELKAESQGKITILNIAEGASIRKGALLAKLNDADLQATLKRQIAQETQLSNEEKRKKALLAVNGISQQEYEQAKTSLDAIRADIQMTHAQIAKTEIRAPFDGTVGLRTVSLGAFVSQNSTIAKLVQTHPLKVEFNLPERYSMSILKGQEISFTVEGDDADYKAKIYAIEPEIDQLSRTVKVRGYASNVKNKLLPGSYIKVSIPLQGGVALLVPAETIVPQLGTQNLYVVKGGKAVLTEVRTGFRTGTHVEIIKGITQGDTVITTGLMMLKNEMPVNVTVE, encoded by the coding sequence ATGCAATCTTTAAAGGCAACTTCAAAAACAGTAGTGCTACTTCTAGCATCATTTATGCTAATTACAGCTTGCTCCAATCAAAAAGGAGGCAAACCCAAAGGGAAAGACAAGGACAAAAAGCCTTTAGCCGTTAATGCGCTTATTGCCAAGGCTTCAAAACTAGAAGACGAGGTCTCGCTTAATGGGACGCTTTTGGCAAATGAACAGGTTGAGCTAAAAGCAGAATCGCAAGGTAAGATTACGATTCTAAACATCGCAGAAGGGGCTTCCATCAGGAAAGGAGCGCTTTTAGCAAAGCTTAACGATGCTGATCTGCAAGCAACCCTAAAGCGTCAAATAGCACAAGAAACCCAGCTTAGCAATGAAGAAAAAAGAAAGAAAGCCCTTCTTGCGGTGAACGGAATAAGCCAACAAGAGTACGAGCAAGCTAAAACATCGCTCGACGCTATTCGTGCCGATATTCAAATGACCCATGCACAAATTGCCAAAACAGAAATACGGGCTCCATTTGATGGAACCGTGGGACTCCGAACCGTAAGCCTAGGTGCATTTGTCAGCCAAAATAGCACTATTGCGAAGCTGGTACAAACCCACCCCCTAAAAGTTGAATTCAACTTACCCGAACGCTACTCCATGTCTATCCTCAAAGGACAAGAAATTAGCTTTACTGTTGAAGGTGATGATGCCGATTACAAAGCCAAGATATATGCCATAGAACCCGAGATTGACCAACTTTCAAGAACGGTTAAGGTTCGAGGGTATGCCTCAAATGTAAAAAACAAACTTTTACCCGGATCATACATTAAAGTAAGCATTCCGCTACAAGGAGGCGTTGCACTTCTTGTTCCTGCTGAAACCATAGTTCCACAGCTAGGTACTCAAAACCTATACGTTGTAAAAGGAGGTAAGGCTGTGCTTACCGAAGTAAGAACAGGCTTTAGAACAGGAACCCACGTAGAAATTATCAAAGGGATTACACAAGGAGATACCGTAATTACCACAGGGCTTATGATGCTAAAGAACGAAATGCCTGTAAATGTTACAGTCGAGTAA
- a CDS encoding pseudouridine synthase has translation MGVKVQKRKQSSGKNFCYFVVYKPYGMLSQFSKEGEKPTLADLGFAFPRDAYPVGRLDHDSEGLLLITNDKSLNSKLLSPKNHYKKTYWVQVDREISDEAIEQLRKGVIININGEYKTRPAIVNRIVEPTLPERVPPIRFRVNVPTSWIELSITEGKNRQVRKMTAAVGFPTLRLIRSAIGPLYIDNMNSGDVKILEEAEIATLFY, from the coding sequence ATGGGAGTAAAAGTACAGAAACGCAAGCAAAGTAGCGGTAAAAACTTCTGCTACTTTGTAGTTTACAAGCCATATGGCATGCTCTCTCAGTTTAGCAAGGAAGGCGAAAAGCCTACTCTTGCCGATTTAGGTTTTGCTTTCCCGAGAGATGCCTACCCGGTAGGAAGATTGGACCACGATAGCGAGGGTTTGCTCTTAATTACCAACGACAAAAGTCTTAACAGCAAACTTCTAAGTCCCAAAAATCACTATAAAAAAACATACTGGGTACAAGTAGATCGAGAGATTAGCGATGAAGCAATAGAGCAACTACGAAAGGGTGTTATTATAAACATAAATGGAGAATATAAAACACGTCCTGCAATAGTCAATAGAATTGTAGAACCTACGCTACCAGAACGAGTTCCTCCAATAAGATTTAGGGTTAACGTACCTACAAGTTGGATTGAATTATCCATTACAGAAGGCAAAAATCGACAGGTGAGAAAAATGACGGCAGCCGTAGGTTTTCCTACTTTAAGACTTATTAGAAGTGCAATAGGGCCACTATACATTGACAACATGAATTCTGGAGACGTCAAAATCTTAGAAGAGGCCGAAATTGCAACCCTTTTTTACTAA
- a CDS encoding nitroreductase family protein: MNNTIKCILERKSVRQYSKQAIERETIELLVRAAMAAPSAKNRQPWTFIAITQKGMLIQLSDGLPYAKMVKDAPCAIIVCGDLSRTKEEDKNKWVVDCSAATENLLLAAESLGLGAVWTGVYPDTDRVEFVSKCLNLPDFVIPLNVIPVGHPSGENKPKDKFKPELLKWERWE; encoded by the coding sequence ATGAACAATACAATTAAATGCATTCTTGAAAGAAAGAGTGTTCGCCAATACTCAAAACAAGCCATTGAGCGAGAAACCATAGAACTACTCGTGAGAGCAGCAATGGCTGCCCCATCAGCAAAAAACAGGCAACCATGGACGTTTATTGCTATTACCCAGAAGGGAATGCTCATACAACTCTCAGACGGGCTTCCCTATGCAAAAATGGTAAAAGACGCCCCTTGCGCCATTATCGTATGTGGCGACCTCTCTAGGACTAAAGAAGAGGATAAGAACAAATGGGTTGTGGATTGCTCTGCTGCCACTGAAAACTTGCTGCTTGCGGCAGAATCTCTTGGACTTGGAGCAGTATGGACTGGCGTTTATCCTGACACCGACAGAGTCGAATTTGTGAGTAAATGTCTTAATCTTCCAGATTTTGTAATTCCGCTAAACGTTATTCCGGTTGGACATCCCTCTGGAGAAAACAAACCAAAGGATAAGTTCAAACCAGAACTGCTAAAGTGGGAGAGATGGGAGTAA
- a CDS encoding MBL fold metallo-hydrolase, with protein sequence MQKRPQVSGLFSFGSASKTDIFYLAIKTKTPMATKFEHLLILSAILMGILSFKQANNKETFTTNEGDLNITLLGHASLLLQFNGKNIYIDPCKAFTKEATPLKADAIIITHSHFDHFDAKEIERLSTKNTIIVAPEQYSNIKPAIILKNGQKKIILGINVEAVPAYNIKHKTDNGTLFHPKGEGNGYVLTIGNKKFYVAGDTEDVPEMANLKEIDVAFIPLNLPYTMDINMFDSTVKIINPKIVYPYHYKGSDLNALKSKLETYKKIDVRIRNIY encoded by the coding sequence ATGCAAAAAAGGCCGCAAGTAAGCGGTCTTTTTTCATTTGGAAGCGCATCTAAAACAGACATTTTTTATCTTGCCATAAAAACAAAAACTCCAATGGCTACAAAATTTGAACACTTGCTGATTCTAAGCGCCATCCTTATGGGGATACTATCGTTTAAGCAGGCAAATAACAAAGAAACTTTTACGACAAATGAAGGCGACCTAAACATTACGCTTTTAGGACATGCCAGCCTACTGTTGCAATTTAATGGCAAAAATATATACATAGACCCATGCAAGGCCTTTACAAAGGAAGCCACCCCTCTTAAAGCCGATGCTATTATTATAACTCACAGTCATTTTGACCATTTTGATGCAAAAGAAATAGAGCGTTTATCAACAAAAAACACAATAATTGTTGCACCAGAACAGTACAGCAATATAAAGCCAGCAATCATACTAAAGAACGGGCAGAAAAAGATCATACTTGGGATAAACGTTGAAGCAGTTCCTGCATACAATATCAAACATAAAACAGACAATGGAACTTTATTTCATCCAAAAGGAGAAGGAAACGGTTATGTACTAACAATCGGAAATAAAAAGTTTTATGTAGCGGGCGACACTGAGGATGTCCCAGAGATGGCAAATTTAAAAGAGATTGATGTCGCATTCATACCATTAAACCTACCTTACACAATGGATATCAACATGTTTGATTCGACCGTCAAAATAATTAATCCTAAAATTGTATACCCTTATCACTATAAAGGATCAGACCTTAATGCGTTGAAAAGTAAATTAGAAACTTACAAAAAGATTGATGTTCGAATTAGGAATATATACTAA
- a CDS encoding SDR family oxidoreductase, whose amino-acid sequence MKKIALVTGATSGIGRATALLLAENGYNLIITGRRTELLDNLKKEIEVKYKADVLPLSFDVRDKDQVDAAISNLHERWRKIDVLINNAGLAAGLNHVQEGLEEDWERMIDTNIKGLLYVTRRVAPIMIEHKGGHIVNIGSIAGSEVYENGNVYCATKHAVNALSKAMRIDLLKSNIKVTQIRPGMVETEFSIVRFHGDEDKAKNVYSGITPLFAEDIAQTILFVLTRPAHVSINDIEVTPTQQASSTYVTRNL is encoded by the coding sequence ATGAAAAAAATTGCACTTGTAACTGGTGCGACTTCAGGAATTGGCAGAGCCACTGCACTTCTTCTCGCAGAAAACGGCTATAACCTAATAATCACCGGACGGCGTACAGAACTTTTAGACAACTTAAAGAAAGAAATTGAGGTTAAGTATAAGGCGGATGTGCTTCCTTTAAGTTTTGATGTAAGAGACAAGGATCAAGTAGATGCTGCTATTAGCAACCTTCACGAACGTTGGAGAAAAATTGATGTTCTGATAAACAATGCAGGACTAGCCGCAGGATTAAACCATGTCCAAGAAGGACTGGAAGAAGACTGGGAGCGTATGATTGATACCAACATCAAAGGATTGCTATATGTAACCCGCAGGGTTGCCCCCATAATGATTGAGCACAAGGGTGGCCATATTGTAAATATAGGCTCAATTGCAGGCTCGGAGGTTTACGAAAACGGGAATGTTTACTGTGCTACAAAGCATGCTGTTAATGCCCTTTCAAAAGCAATGCGCATAGACTTGCTCAAATCCAACATTAAGGTAACGCAGATTCGCCCTGGAATGGTAGAAACGGAATTTTCAATTGTCCGCTTCCATGGCGACGAAGACAAGGCGAAAAATGTTTATTCTGGCATTACGCCTCTTTTTGCCGAAGATATAGCGCAAACAATTTTATTTGTCTTAACAAGACCTGCCCACGTAAGCATTAACGACATCGAAGTAACTCCTACACAGCAAGCGAGTTCGACATACGTAACTAGAAATTTGTAA